The following proteins are co-located in the Lentibacillus sp. JNUCC-1 genome:
- a CDS encoding SIR2 family NAD-dependent protein deacylase, which produces MQQVAEWLRAAEHTVIFTGAGMSTESGLPDFRSKDRGLWEKFNPDELANVDALLNNTEEFVDFYRFRLREVNKYTPHAGHHTLAKWERQGLIDGIITQNVDGFHTDAGNETVHELHGTFRRFHCHECGKTYERDAYLDGHVTCTCGGTIRPGIVLFGETLPQTTFSAAEQLTMKADLFIVLGSSLSVTPANMFPAVAKQNGAKLVIINREPTVMDYMADRCIHGQNIKHVLNEIDALLENSK; this is translated from the coding sequence ATGCAGCAGGTGGCAGAGTGGCTGCGTGCAGCGGAGCATACCGTTATTTTCACAGGTGCGGGCATGTCAACCGAGAGCGGCCTTCCTGATTTCAGATCAAAAGATCGTGGACTTTGGGAAAAGTTCAATCCCGATGAACTGGCAAATGTCGATGCGCTCCTCAATAACACTGAGGAGTTCGTCGACTTTTACCGATTTCGTCTTAGGGAGGTTAACAAGTATACGCCCCATGCCGGTCATCATACCTTGGCAAAGTGGGAGCGGCAAGGGCTGATTGACGGGATTATCACACAAAACGTGGATGGATTTCATACGGATGCCGGCAATGAAACAGTGCATGAACTGCACGGCACTTTTCGCAGGTTCCACTGTCATGAATGTGGCAAAACATATGAGCGTGATGCCTATCTTGATGGTCATGTTACCTGTACATGCGGGGGGACCATCCGACCCGGCATTGTGTTATTCGGTGAAACACTGCCGCAAACAACTTTTTCCGCGGCTGAACAGCTTACGATGAAAGCGGATTTGTTCATTGTTCTCGGCTCATCATTAAGCGTCACGCCGGCCAACATGTTCCCGGCCGTGGCGAAACAAAATGGTGCAAAGCTTGTGATTATCAATCGCGAACCGACTGTCATGGATTATATGGCAGACAGATGTATCCATGGTCAAAACATTAAACACGTGCTGAACGAAATTGATGCATTACTGGAAAATAGCAAATAG
- a CDS encoding ABC transporter ATP-binding protein: MLKLENISMTFNESTPDEKKALNDVSLELNKGDFVTVIGSNGAGKSTLMNVISGTLIPDVGDVVVDGKHVAHLPEYKRSRLIGRVFQDPMAGTAPSMTIEENLAMAYARNKKRRFKLGVTKKRKDMFREYLESINLGLEDRLNAKVGLLSGGERQALSLLMVTFTEPNILLLDEHTAALDPSRAELITNLTEEVVGKFGLTTLMVTHNMQQALDLGNRLIMMDKGKIIFEVEGAEKQALTIEALLHKIKEKQGAAFGNDRAVLG; the protein is encoded by the coding sequence ATGCTGAAACTGGAAAACATCTCAATGACCTTCAACGAATCCACTCCTGACGAAAAGAAAGCATTGAATGATGTAAGTCTTGAGTTGAACAAAGGTGACTTCGTTACAGTAATCGGCAGTAATGGTGCTGGGAAGTCGACTTTAATGAACGTCATCTCAGGGACTCTGATTCCGGATGTAGGGGACGTGGTCGTTGATGGAAAACATGTAGCGCACTTACCTGAATACAAGCGGTCACGCCTCATTGGCCGGGTATTTCAGGACCCAATGGCAGGCACTGCTCCGTCCATGACAATAGAAGAGAACCTGGCCATGGCTTATGCCCGCAATAAAAAACGCCGGTTTAAACTTGGCGTTACAAAAAAGCGTAAAGATATGTTTCGTGAATACCTCGAATCTATTAATCTCGGCCTTGAAGACAGGCTAAATGCTAAAGTTGGTCTGCTGTCAGGTGGTGAGCGCCAGGCCTTGTCCTTGTTAATGGTGACGTTCACCGAGCCCAACATTCTTCTGCTTGACGAACATACAGCAGCCCTTGATCCATCCAGGGCTGAACTGATCACGAATTTGACTGAAGAGGTCGTGGGAAAATTTGGCCTGACGACTCTGATGGTCACCCACAATATGCAACAGGCGCTTGACCTCGGCAACCGTCTGATCATGATGGACAAGGGGAAGATTATATTCGAAGTGGAAGGCGCAGAGAAACAAGCATTGACGATAGAAGCCCTTCTGCATAAAATTAAGGAAAAACAAGGTGCGGCGTTCGGCAACGATCGCGCTGTGCTTGGGTAA
- a CDS encoding ABC transporter permease — protein sequence MLLSLFNAIELGIIYAIMALGVYLSFRVLDFPDLTVDGSFVTGAGVAAISVMAGVSPILASIFAAFAGFLAGCLTGILHTKGRINALLSGILMMIALYSINLRIMGKPTLSLLNESTIFKQLRSVWEKTGIDNVLYSFLTTIGVDRLPSTWGIICVMMVVTLGIKLLTDYYLKTEVGLALRATGDNQKMIRSLSANTDRLIIAGIGVSNALVALSGGLIAQHGDFADVNMGIGMIIIGLASVIIGEALFGIKTIARATLAVVGGAIIYRIVVTFALRVDFLDTGDMKLITAILVIAALVTPKIMKARQEKKRRLQKRAELEAIKTEGA from the coding sequence ATGCTCTTATCATTATTTAATGCAATCGAACTGGGAATCATCTATGCGATCATGGCACTTGGGGTATATTTATCCTTCCGTGTTCTTGATTTTCCGGATCTAACAGTAGATGGGAGCTTTGTAACCGGTGCAGGTGTAGCCGCCATCTCAGTCATGGCCGGAGTTTCGCCAATCCTGGCAAGCATATTCGCAGCATTTGCTGGATTTCTAGCCGGTTGTTTGACAGGTATTTTGCACACCAAGGGCCGGATCAATGCACTGCTGTCCGGGATCCTTATGATGATCGCCCTGTATTCGATCAACTTACGTATCATGGGAAAACCGACATTATCACTCTTAAATGAATCCACGATTTTTAAACAATTGCGGTCTGTATGGGAAAAGACTGGAATCGATAATGTCTTATACAGCTTTTTGACAACCATTGGCGTTGATCGCTTGCCGTCCACTTGGGGCATTATTTGTGTCATGATGGTTGTAACACTGGGTATTAAGCTGCTGACAGACTATTACCTGAAAACCGAAGTGGGGCTGGCGCTTAGGGCAACAGGAGATAACCAAAAGATGATCCGCAGTCTCTCTGCCAATACGGATCGTCTGATTATCGCAGGAATTGGAGTGTCCAACGCCCTCGTTGCTTTGTCAGGCGGACTGATTGCCCAGCATGGTGATTTTGCCGACGTGAATATGGGGATTGGCATGATCATTATTGGGTTGGCGTCGGTTATTATCGGGGAGGCGCTGTTTGGCATTAAGACGATAGCTCGGGCGACATTAGCCGTTGTCGGCGGGGCAATTATTTACCGGATCGTTGTCACATTTGCTCTGCGTGTAGATTTCCTAGACACAGGGGACATGAAACTCATCACGGCTATTCTGGTCATTGCTGCACTTGTTACACCAAAGATCATGAAAGCAAGACAAGAGAAAAAGCGCCGTTTGCAAAAACGTGCAGAACTCGAAGCCATTAAAACGGAGGGAGCTTGA
- a CDS encoding ABC transporter substrate-binding protein: MKKWLVTGMAILALLVTAACGSDASTDGSSNDSYTVGATQILEHPSLDAAYDGFKAALEDAELNVEYDYQSAQNDQNNVATISSNFVNDGVDLIFANSTPSALGALSATAKAGGDIPIIFTSVTDAVESDLVTAMDEPGENITGVVDQHPEAIQKTVGFIDQYFSGAKVGLVYNAGEQNSVSQINAIKEAADGNSLSFEERTVGNSSEVQQAATSLAGEVDVFYIITDNTVVSALDSVVGVANEQKIPLIVAEPDSLAKGGFATFGIDYYTIGYRSGEMAAEILKGDKTTKDIPVEYPSGMELFINKEAAEAQGIEWNDDWDDAEMVETEE, from the coding sequence ATGAAAAAATGGTTGGTGACGGGAATGGCAATTTTAGCGTTGTTGGTAACAGCTGCATGTGGGTCTGATGCTTCTACTGATGGGTCTTCAAATGATTCTTACACGGTTGGTGCCACACAGATCTTGGAACATCCGTCTTTGGATGCGGCGTATGATGGTTTCAAGGCAGCGCTTGAAGATGCTGAACTTAATGTGGAATACGATTACCAGAGTGCCCAGAATGATCAAAACAACGTCGCTACGATCAGTTCAAATTTTGTCAATGATGGCGTTGATTTGATTTTTGCCAATTCAACTCCGAGTGCGCTTGGTGCGCTGTCGGCAACTGCAAAAGCAGGCGGGGATATCCCAATCATTTTCACATCGGTAACAGATGCGGTTGAAAGTGATCTCGTCACGGCTATGGATGAGCCAGGTGAGAACATTACGGGTGTCGTTGACCAGCATCCGGAAGCGATCCAGAAAACAGTTGGTTTTATCGATCAATATTTTTCAGGTGCCAAAGTCGGTTTAGTGTATAACGCTGGCGAGCAAAATTCCGTGTCTCAGATTAACGCAATCAAAGAAGCAGCCGATGGCAACTCCCTCAGCTTTGAAGAGCGAACAGTAGGCAACTCAAGTGAAGTGCAGCAAGCTGCCACATCTCTTGCGGGTGAGGTTGATGTGTTTTACATTATTACCGACAATACGGTTGTGTCAGCTCTGGACAGTGTAGTTGGTGTGGCCAATGAGCAAAAGATACCGCTGATTGTGGCTGAGCCGGATTCACTCGCCAAGGGTGGCTTTGCAACGTTTGGAATTGATTACTATACAATTGGTTACCGCTCAGGTGAAATGGCGGCAGAGATCTTAAAAGGCGATAAAACGACAAAAGACATTCCTGTGGAGTATCCATCCGGAATGGAGTTGTTCATTAATAAAGAAGCGGCAGAAGCCCAGGGTATCGAGTGGAACGATGACTGGGATGACGCAGAAATGGTGGAAACCGAAGAATAA
- a CDS encoding dihydrolipoyl dehydrogenase family protein, whose amino-acid sequence MVVGELSETRDLIIIGGGPGGYNAAIRAAQLGMTVTLIEAEELGGACLNRGCIPSKIWTHAASVHAQIQKAGILGLDVETSAVNPKKLLKRKDAVIKQLKQGIETLLNRNQIEVIQGKAIFTGVNKVGVEHGHQYQTYTFNKAIIATGSTRRLPAGITPNIPRVLLADDLYRLDELPEHLVVYGDDYLALEMASAYAAYGSRVTLLLGNKGELLFDESLHRELTRQFKKQKIKMHKQAMITEVAEHDQGLNITWNQANEREQVIEATHLFVSGEVCPNTSELGLERIGVELTQEGFVKVNPMQQTSMDAIYAIGDITEGPPLAVKAIKEGKSAAEAAAGGHPDVNLTFVPTIARTIPSVVSVGTSEREAIAQHLEVRTGRFNLSGNGYSVLTDKSDGFIKIITDSQSGIILGVHMIGDGAAELSAVFVQLLEMAAKEEDMIYPMMIHPGVGESLQEAAEDLIGHAIHNMPALRMEVSSRQD is encoded by the coding sequence ATGGTCGTTGGAGAATTAAGCGAGACACGTGATCTTATCATTATTGGCGGCGGTCCGGGTGGCTATAACGCAGCGATCAGAGCCGCCCAGCTCGGTATGACAGTGACGCTGATTGAAGCCGAGGAGCTTGGTGGTGCTTGCCTGAATAGAGGGTGTATCCCTTCAAAAATATGGACCCATGCTGCTTCCGTGCATGCTCAGATTCAGAAGGCAGGCATTCTCGGACTTGATGTGGAAACCTCTGCGGTTAATCCTAAGAAATTGCTCAAACGCAAGGATGCTGTCATCAAGCAATTGAAGCAAGGCATAGAAACACTGCTTAACAGGAATCAGATTGAAGTGATTCAAGGAAAGGCTATTTTCACAGGTGTGAATAAGGTTGGCGTCGAGCATGGACACCAATACCAAACATATACATTTAACAAGGCGATTATTGCAACAGGAAGCACCCGGCGATTGCCCGCAGGTATCACACCGAATATACCCCGCGTTTTACTTGCGGATGATCTGTATCGTTTGGATGAATTGCCTGAACATCTCGTCGTTTATGGAGATGACTACCTGGCCCTTGAAATGGCATCCGCTTATGCTGCTTATGGCTCGAGAGTGACATTGCTGCTGGGAAACAAGGGCGAGCTCCTTTTTGACGAATCGCTTCACAGGGAACTGACCCGTCAATTTAAAAAACAAAAAATTAAAATGCATAAACAGGCAATGATCACTGAGGTAGCAGAACATGATCAGGGTCTGAACATTACCTGGAATCAAGCGAATGAGAGGGAACAGGTAATTGAAGCCACTCACCTTTTTGTAAGCGGAGAGGTGTGTCCGAATACGTCTGAACTTGGTTTGGAAAGAATTGGCGTAGAATTGACGCAAGAAGGCTTTGTTAAAGTGAATCCAATGCAGCAAACATCGATGGACGCAATTTATGCTATTGGAGATATTACTGAAGGGCCGCCACTTGCAGTAAAGGCCATCAAAGAAGGGAAATCAGCAGCTGAAGCCGCGGCAGGAGGACATCCAGACGTCAATTTAACTTTTGTTCCTACCATCGCCCGAACCATTCCGTCTGTCGTCTCAGTCGGAACGTCCGAACGAGAAGCCATTGCACAACACTTGGAGGTCCGAACAGGTCGGTTCAATCTCAGCGGGAATGGCTACAGTGTTCTAACAGACAAATCTGATGGCTTTATTAAGATCATTACCGATTCACAATCCGGGATCATTCTCGGGGTCCACATGATCGGGGACGGAGCTGCGGAACTATCTGCTGTATTCGTACAACTGCTTGAAATGGCAGCTAAAGAAGAGGATATGATCTATCCGATGATGATTCATCCAGGCGTCGGCGAAAGTTTGCAAGAAGCAGCTGAGGATCTGATAGGCCATGCCATTCACAACATGCCTGCACTGCGTATGGAAGTGTCAAGTAGACAAGATTAA
- a CDS encoding dihydrolipoamide acetyltransferase family protein, protein MLEVKLHDIGEGMTEGEIVHYLVKKGDMVKADQPLVEVQTDKMVAELPSPAEGIVTDIVVTPGETVKVGTTLMYIDSAGDAAVKPSQMEKEPQIDHKPMRQTPQPTQAGRVFKRVLATPHTRRIARERGIDIEQVPSSDASGRVSEADVIAYASGEQASQTHKTETAVTVETLRAPETPEIEKKQETIPFRGMRRQIARNMTKSLYTIPHVTHFDDIDMTRLSDLRTSLKTDGIHISVPAFLAKALVYALKEFPIFNAELDEKNEQIVLYHHYNIGVATDTEHGLVVPVVKDAHLKSLTQLHAEIRRLTDQATTNQLSREDMQDSTFTMSNVGPLGSTGATPIINYPETALIAFHKTKKTPVVDENDEIVIRQIMTLSLSFDHRVADGATAVRFTNYFATLLENPYKLMLEMI, encoded by the coding sequence ATGCTGGAAGTAAAGCTGCACGACATCGGGGAAGGTATGACAGAAGGAGAAATTGTTCACTATCTCGTGAAAAAGGGTGACATGGTTAAGGCGGATCAGCCTCTTGTGGAGGTGCAAACAGATAAGATGGTCGCCGAACTCCCTTCGCCTGCAGAAGGTATCGTGACGGATATTGTCGTCACACCGGGTGAAACCGTTAAAGTAGGCACAACTCTGATGTACATTGACAGTGCCGGTGATGCCGCTGTTAAACCCTCACAAATGGAAAAAGAACCGCAAATAGACCATAAGCCCATGCGTCAAACACCTCAGCCAACACAAGCCGGCCGTGTATTTAAGCGCGTGCTCGCCACGCCTCATACAAGACGCATTGCCAGGGAGCGGGGCATTGATATCGAACAGGTTCCCTCGTCTGACGCTTCCGGGCGGGTGAGTGAAGCAGATGTAATCGCCTATGCGTCGGGGGAACAGGCGTCTCAGACACATAAAACTGAAACAGCAGTAACGGTGGAGACGCTTCGTGCACCAGAAACGCCAGAGATTGAGAAAAAGCAAGAGACGATACCTTTTCGGGGCATGCGCAGGCAAATCGCCCGTAACATGACAAAATCGCTTTATACGATTCCCCATGTGACACACTTTGACGACATTGACATGACCAGGCTGTCAGATCTGCGTACGAGCCTTAAGACAGATGGGATCCACATTTCTGTTCCGGCTTTTCTAGCTAAAGCGCTGGTGTATGCTTTGAAAGAATTCCCGATCTTCAATGCTGAACTTGACGAGAAAAATGAACAAATTGTTTTGTATCACCACTATAATATCGGTGTTGCGACTGATACTGAGCATGGCCTTGTTGTACCGGTCGTAAAAGATGCCCACCTCAAATCCTTAACACAACTCCACGCAGAAATCAGGCGTCTTACCGATCAAGCCACAACCAATCAACTTTCCCGGGAAGATATGCAGGACAGCACTTTTACCATGAGTAATGTCGGTCCTCTCGGCAGCACTGGTGCAACACCAATCATCAACTATCCGGAAACCGCCCTGATTGCCTTTCATAAAACAAAGAAAACCCCTGTCGTTGACGAGAATGATGAAATTGTTATCCGCCAGATCATGACGTTATCCCTATCATTTGATCACCGTGTGGCGGACGGGGCGACAGCTGTACGTTTCACCAATTACTTCGCCACCCTCCTGGAAAATCCGTATAAATTGATGCTGGAGATGATATAA
- a CDS encoding alpha-ketoacid dehydrogenase subunit beta, with the protein MVHTQTQTAPATRQMTMVQAINDALKSKLDQDEAVILLGEDIGKNGGVFRATEGLYDAYGSTRVVDTPLSESGIVGTSVGLAVNGFKPVVEMQFMGFIYPAYDQIMTHVSRMRMKSMGRFTVPMVIRAPYGAGIRAPEVHSDSAEALFTHMPGIKVVCPATPHQAKGLLMAAIDDPDPVLFMEPMRSYRSEREAVPTTPYTCEIGKGRQVAEGDDISLIAWGAMVPVAKQAADAAAEKGISCDVIDVQTLYPLDRDLIRDSVQKTGRAVIVHEAQGTGGLGNDILSIINDEAFLYLRAPVQRVTGFDVPVPFFALEEHYLPNVPRVLKQIEQTVNF; encoded by the coding sequence ATGGTTCACACGCAAACTCAAACGGCGCCGGCCACTCGCCAAATGACGATGGTTCAGGCAATTAATGACGCTCTGAAAAGCAAACTTGATCAAGATGAAGCAGTGATCCTTTTAGGAGAAGACATTGGCAAAAATGGGGGTGTTTTTCGGGCGACTGAAGGGTTGTATGATGCTTATGGGTCGACGCGTGTAGTGGATACACCACTTTCGGAATCAGGGATTGTCGGAACTTCTGTTGGCCTTGCTGTCAATGGATTTAAACCTGTCGTTGAGATGCAGTTTATGGGCTTTATTTACCCGGCCTATGACCAGATCATGACCCATGTTTCCCGGATGCGGATGAAATCGATGGGACGGTTTACTGTGCCTATGGTAATCAGAGCGCCATATGGTGCAGGCATCAGAGCACCTGAAGTGCATTCTGACAGTGCAGAAGCGCTGTTCACCCATATGCCCGGCATAAAAGTGGTGTGCCCAGCGACGCCCCACCAAGCGAAAGGGCTTCTTATGGCTGCGATTGATGATCCGGATCCGGTCTTGTTCATGGAGCCGATGCGCAGCTACCGCTCAGAGCGAGAAGCCGTGCCGACAACACCTTATACATGCGAGATTGGCAAAGGGCGGCAGGTGGCAGAAGGGGATGATATTTCCCTGATTGCCTGGGGAGCCATGGTCCCAGTTGCAAAACAAGCGGCAGACGCAGCCGCGGAAAAGGGTATCAGTTGTGATGTGATCGATGTTCAAACGCTTTATCCGCTTGACCGTGATCTGATCCGTGACTCCGTACAGAAAACGGGTCGCGCTGTGATCGTGCACGAAGCTCAAGGAACAGGCGGACTGGGCAATGACATCCTATCTATTATTAATGACGAAGCATTTCTTTATTTGCGGGCACCTGTTCAACGGGTCACTGGTTTTGACGTGCCGGTGCCGTTTTTTGCGCTGGAAGAACATTACTTGCCGAATGTGCCTCGTGTTTTGAAACAGATTGAACAGACTGTTAACTTTTAG
- a CDS encoding Leu/Phe/Val dehydrogenase produces the protein MSVINNPARLQDSTLLNQLSDHEQVVFCNDKHTGLQAIIAIHDTTLGPALGGCRMHPYETVDAALTDALRLSKGMTYKCAAADVDFGGGKAVIIGDPKTDKSPALFRAFGQFVETLGGRFITGTDMGTTMDDFVHALKETNHIVGVPEAYGGGGDSSIPTAKGVLYGLMATNQMLFGRDDLQQSTYAVQGLGKVGFKVAKGLLEAGAKLYVSDIADEKVGQLEAEAAGLPGSLEKVPDSAICSQSADIFVPCALGGVLNDHTIRELRVKAVAGSANNQLASDQHGSKLAERGILYAPDYIINSGGLIQVADELYGANEQRVLLKTKDIYHIMLDVYRQAESDQIPTAEAADRICRQVLIDRKRLNSFYTRSVRPKWNLARRTQ, from the coding sequence ATGAGTGTAATCAATAACCCGGCGCGCCTTCAGGACAGCACATTGTTGAATCAGCTCTCAGACCATGAGCAAGTTGTTTTCTGCAATGATAAGCACACGGGACTGCAAGCGATTATCGCGATCCATGACACGACGCTCGGTCCGGCCCTTGGCGGCTGCCGTATGCACCCCTATGAAACGGTCGATGCGGCGTTAACTGATGCCTTGCGTCTCTCAAAAGGGATGACCTATAAATGTGCTGCTGCCGATGTGGATTTTGGCGGCGGAAAGGCTGTCATCATCGGCGACCCGAAAACCGATAAATCACCTGCACTGTTCCGGGCGTTCGGCCAATTTGTGGAGACTCTGGGAGGCCGTTTCATCACAGGGACAGACATGGGGACGACAATGGACGATTTTGTTCATGCGCTGAAAGAAACGAACCATATCGTTGGCGTGCCTGAAGCATACGGAGGCGGGGGCGATTCATCCATACCGACCGCAAAAGGGGTCCTATACGGCTTGATGGCCACGAATCAAATGCTGTTCGGACGTGACGACCTTCAGCAATCAACATACGCAGTACAAGGGCTTGGAAAAGTTGGATTCAAAGTGGCAAAAGGATTACTCGAAGCAGGCGCAAAGCTTTATGTTTCGGATATTGCTGATGAAAAAGTCGGCCAGCTGGAGGCTGAAGCAGCTGGTCTTCCCGGCAGTCTGGAAAAAGTACCGGACAGTGCGATCTGCAGTCAGTCCGCAGATATCTTTGTACCGTGCGCGCTTGGCGGCGTTCTCAATGATCACACTATCCGTGAGCTGCGTGTCAAAGCCGTTGCAGGGTCTGCCAACAATCAACTTGCTTCAGATCAGCATGGGAGCAAGCTTGCTGAACGCGGGATTTTATATGCGCCGGATTATATCATTAATTCTGGCGGTCTGATTCAAGTGGCAGACGAGTTATATGGCGCAAACGAACAACGTGTCCTGCTAAAAACCAAAGATATCTATCATATAATGCTTGATGTCTACCGTCAGGCAGAGAGTGATCAGATCCCGACTGCAGAGGCAGCTGATCGAATCTGCAGACAGGTGCTGATCGATCGAAAACGCCTAAACAGCTTTTATACCCGGTCTGTCCGGCCGAAGTGGAATCTTGCACGACGCACACAATGA
- a CDS encoding NAD(P)H-dependent flavin oxidoreductase, with translation MALVNQVLNIQYPIIQGGMGNISSAELAAAVSEAGGLGTIGCGTMDPETVENLIVQTKELTSKPFAVNIPINVTPYTEKLVQLVIDHGVPVVSLSAGNPQSILPHLSAAGITVIAIVSSVKHAKKAEAAGADILVAEGFEAAGINSPLELTTFTLIPQVVRQVQAPVVAAGGIGDGKGLAAALALGAQGVQIGTRLIATQEAPFHDEYKQTLLNADGTDTLVIGRTFNRPRRVLATPYAHHLDAHEHRGMTAEAYSEKTSEAFHIKGALEGDGENGFMNGGQIAGLIDSLPTVQSLLKEMVEEAETQFRTLSVNFSKSITPAPGKTF, from the coding sequence ATGGCACTTGTTAACCAGGTTCTCAACATCCAATACCCCATTATTCAAGGCGGGATGGGCAACATCAGCAGTGCTGAGCTGGCCGCTGCTGTATCAGAGGCAGGTGGTCTTGGCACAATCGGGTGCGGCACAATGGATCCTGAAACCGTTGAGAACTTGATTGTGCAAACAAAAGAACTGACCAGTAAACCGTTCGCAGTCAATATCCCGATCAATGTCACCCCGTACACTGAAAAACTCGTTCAGCTCGTTATTGATCATGGTGTCCCGGTCGTATCCCTTTCGGCTGGTAACCCACAGTCAATTCTCCCGCACCTTTCTGCGGCTGGAATCACAGTCATAGCCATCGTTTCTTCTGTCAAACATGCCAAAAAAGCAGAAGCAGCTGGAGCGGATATCTTGGTAGCAGAAGGATTTGAAGCAGCCGGAATCAATTCGCCGCTGGAGTTGACCACGTTCACGTTAATTCCTCAAGTGGTGCGGCAGGTTCAGGCGCCGGTGGTTGCTGCAGGTGGGATCGGTGATGGAAAAGGTCTGGCCGCAGCTCTGGCGCTGGGTGCACAAGGGGTTCAAATTGGAACACGGTTGATAGCCACCCAAGAAGCGCCCTTTCATGATGAATACAAACAGACTCTTCTTAATGCAGACGGGACCGATACGTTGGTCATTGGGCGCACGTTCAACCGACCGAGACGTGTGCTTGCAACACCATATGCACATCACTTAGACGCACACGAACATAGGGGTATGACGGCAGAAGCATACAGTGAAAAAACTTCTGAAGCGTTTCACATCAAAGGGGCACTGGAAGGTGACGGAGAAAATGGTTTTATGAACGGCGGCCAGATTGCAGGGCTAATCGATTCGCTGCCAACAGTTCAATCCCTTTTAAAAGAAATGGTGGAAGAAGCAGAGACACAGTTCCGCACGCTATCTGTTAATTTTTCTAAAAGTATCACCCCAGCTCCAGGGAAAACATTCTAA
- a CDS encoding acetyl-CoA C-acyltransferase, whose amino-acid sequence MREVVIVDAVRTPVGRYRGALAGVRPDDLGALVIKALLERNPDVPSRAIEDVVLGNANQAGEDNRNVARMSALLAGLPVETGGTTINRLCGSGLDAVIYAARAIALGEGEVFIAGGMESMTRAPLVTSKPEQPYPRGNMELFDTTIGWRFTNERLKAMYGAESMPETAENVARAFQISRTSQDAFALESQTRAKRAMESGRFEEEIVPVKYENHRGETIRVEKDEHPRPDTTVEKLGKLRPLFPEGTITAGNASGVNDGASALLIMSAEKAREYDLTPLATYRTSAVYGVEPSTMGLGPIGATKKALARAGMSVDDLDLIELNEAFASQSLACISELGLSQDKVNVNGGAIALGHPLGASGARILTTLLHEMKRRESKRGLATMCVGVGQGISMIVERGRR is encoded by the coding sequence GTGAGGGAAGTGGTGATTGTAGATGCAGTCCGGACGCCTGTCGGGAGGTATAGAGGTGCCCTTGCCGGCGTGCGGCCTGATGACTTGGGTGCGTTGGTAATTAAAGCGCTGCTCGAGAGAAATCCCGATGTACCGAGCAGGGCTATTGAGGATGTCGTGCTCGGAAACGCTAACCAGGCGGGCGAGGATAATCGGAACGTCGCGCGGATGTCTGCTCTTCTCGCTGGCTTGCCTGTGGAAACCGGCGGGACAACAATAAATCGGCTTTGTGGTTCGGGACTTGATGCCGTTATTTATGCGGCACGGGCCATTGCACTTGGTGAAGGAGAGGTTTTTATCGCTGGCGGTATGGAAAGCATGACCCGGGCCCCGCTGGTTACATCGAAACCAGAACAGCCTTATCCGCGTGGGAATATGGAACTTTTTGATACGACGATTGGCTGGCGTTTTACCAATGAACGATTGAAAGCAATGTATGGCGCGGAATCCATGCCTGAAACCGCTGAAAATGTAGCCCGTGCGTTTCAGATATCACGAACGTCACAGGATGCTTTTGCCTTGGAAAGTCAAACGCGGGCGAAGCGGGCCATGGAGAGTGGACGGTTTGAGGAAGAAATCGTTCCAGTAAAATATGAGAATCACCGTGGCGAAACCATTCGTGTGGAGAAAGATGAGCATCCGCGCCCAGACACAACCGTTGAAAAATTGGGTAAGCTGAGGCCGTTATTTCCAGAAGGCACCATCACTGCTGGTAATGCATCAGGCGTCAACGACGGGGCCAGCGCCTTACTGATCATGTCAGCTGAGAAAGCACGGGAATACGATTTAACCCCTCTCGCTACGTATAGGACCAGTGCTGTATACGGTGTTGAGCCATCAACCATGGGACTTGGTCCGATTGGTGCGACGAAAAAAGCACTGGCGCGTGCGGGGATGAGTGTCGACGATTTGGATCTGATTGAACTCAACGAAGCATTCGCCTCTCAATCTCTTGCTTGCATCAGCGAGCTCGGGCTTAGCCAGGATAAAGTGAATGTTAATGGAGGCGCGATTGCACTTGGCCATCCGCTGGGGGCAAGCGGCGCACGGATCCTGACCACGCTTTTGCATGAAATGAAGCGGCGGGAAAGTAAACGGGGTCTTGCCACCATGTGCGTCGGTGTCGGGCAGGGCATTTCAATGATTGTGGAGAGGGGCAGGCGGTGA